The genomic DNA GGAAAGCTGAGATGGACAGGTCCGCTGATTCAGATCCGGATATGCGGCTGCTGCTGCTCGGCGCAACGGGGCTTGTGGGCAGTCATGTCCTGCAGCAGGCGATGTCCAGCCCGCACATCGGTACCGTCATTGCGCCGACGCGAAAACCTCTCACATGGTGCGCCTCAGGCCCTACCCGGCTTATTAATCCCCTGATCGACTTTGATTCCCCCGACGCTGACGCTCTGGGGTGGCGCGTTGACGCGGTTATCTGTGCGATCGGCACCACAATTGCCAGAGCCGGCAGCCGGGAGGCATTCCGGCGGGTTGATCATGACTATCCTCTGAGGTTTGCCCGGCTGGCGCGTAATGGCGGCGCCTCAGCGTTCGCGCTGACCTCGGCGACCGGCGCAAATGACGACTCCAGATTTTTTTATAACCGGGTAAAGGGGGAGCTTGAACAGGCGCTGAGGCGCGAAGGTTTTACCTCACTGACGCTGGTCCGTCCCGGCGTTATTGCCGGCGATCGGGCTGAATCCCGCCCGGGTGAAACGGCGCTGAAGCAGGTGCTCAGGCTCTTATCGCCGGTTCTGCCACGCAGCTGGCAGCTCAGCCCGGCTGAAGACATAGCCCGCCATCTCCTCAGAGCGGTGACTCCACCCAGGCCGGGCATTCACATTGTTTCTGCAGGTGAAATAAATTCTGCAGGATAATTTTCTGAAGATGAATGATAAGAAGGAACCGTAATGTCAGAAGTGAACTTTAATGCCGTGGTTAACGCCCGTGCGGACCGCGTATGGCAGACGCTCAGCCAGTTCGGACGCATCAGCGACTGGCATCCTGCTATCTGCAGCAGCGAAATCGAAGATAATCAGCCCGACGGCCGCCCGGGCTGCCGGCGCCGGCTGGTACTTGAAAACGGCGACGTCCTGCGCGAAGAGGTCCTCATGCTGGATGCAGGTAAACGTGCCTTCTCGTATCGCTTTATTGAAGCGCCGCTGGCTGTAGATGACTATGTGGCTACGGTCAGCCTTATTCCACTGAGCGATCGTGACGAAACGGTCATCGTGTGGCAGGCAGTTTTTGAATCCCGATCCCGCAGCGATGTGCAGGCAATGGAAGCGAGCGTGCTGGCGCTGATAAAGTCAGGCCACCTCAGCCTCGCTGCCTACCTTGAAAATCAGTAGCAGCTTAACGGAGTCCGGAAATGAATGAACATATAATGCCTGTCGAGCCGGCAAAGGCCTACAGGCTGATAAATCACGGGCCGGCGACGCTGGTTTCAGCGCGCTATAACGGAACGGACAACGTCATGGCGGCGTCATGGGTCTGCGCGCTGGACTACGATCCGGCGCGGCTGACCGTCGTGCTGGACAAAACCGCATACACACGGGAGCTGATAGAAAAAAGTCGTTCGTTTGTGATTCAGGTGCCGGTGGCAGCCCAGGCATCACTCGTGCATTTCCTCGGATCGCATTCTCTGGCCTGCGAAGCGGATAAGCTCACGCAGTCTGGCGTGTCGCTTTTTGCGCTGCCTGGTGCGGATGTGCCGGGGGTTTCAGGATGTGCGGCGTGGCTGTATTGCGAACTCATCCCTGAAGACCATAACCAGCAGGCCTATGATTTATTCATTGGCGAGATCAAAGCGGCCTGGGCGGACAGTCGCGCTTTTAAGGACGGCCATTGGCAGTTTGAAAGCGGAGCCGCAGACTGGCGAAGTCTGCACTACATTGCGGGCGGCCATTTTTACGCTACCGGAGAAGCTGTGAAAGTGCACGATGCGCCACAGCTGACGCCAGGCGCACCGCAGGGCTGAACCTCATGTGTGCATTACTACGCCTGCATGAGGTTCAGGCTGTGGCCGGACGGGTTTGCCGGCTTGCCAGCAGGATAATCTGCTCAGAAATCCGCCGGACGTCCTCGTCAAGGCTTTCAAG from Pantoea sp. Lij88 includes the following:
- a CDS encoding NAD-dependent epimerase/dehydratase family protein — translated: MRLLLLGATGLVGSHVLQQAMSSPHIGTVIAPTRKPLTWCASGPTRLINPLIDFDSPDADALGWRVDAVICAIGTTIARAGSREAFRRVDHDYPLRFARLARNGGASAFALTSATGANDDSRFFYNRVKGELEQALRREGFTSLTLVRPGVIAGDRAESRPGETALKQVLRLLSPVLPRSWQLSPAEDIARHLLRAVTPPRPGIHIVSAGEINSAG
- a CDS encoding SRPBCC family protein encodes the protein MSEVNFNAVVNARADRVWQTLSQFGRISDWHPAICSSEIEDNQPDGRPGCRRRLVLENGDVLREEVLMLDAGKRAFSYRFIEAPLAVDDYVATVSLIPLSDRDETVIVWQAVFESRSRSDVQAMEASVLALIKSGHLSLAAYLENQ
- a CDS encoding flavin reductase family protein, giving the protein MNEHIMPVEPAKAYRLINHGPATLVSARYNGTDNVMAASWVCALDYDPARLTVVLDKTAYTRELIEKSRSFVIQVPVAAQASLVHFLGSHSLACEADKLTQSGVSLFALPGADVPGVSGCAAWLYCELIPEDHNQQAYDLFIGEIKAAWADSRAFKDGHWQFESGAADWRSLHYIAGGHFYATGEAVKVHDAPQLTPGAPQG